One Streptomyces sp. NBC_01217 genomic region harbors:
- a CDS encoding NUDIX hydrolase: MSENEHEAKMAHPRMAAGALFFDDADRVLLVEPSYKDYRDIPGGYVEHGESPRQACVREVQEELGIKPDIGRLLVVDWAPNPGEGDKVLYLFDGGRLSADQRQQIALQADELRSYDFHHAERLPELTIPRLVRRINAGIQARADGLTAYLEHGVSPETRA; this comes from the coding sequence AGCCGGCGCGCTGTTCTTCGACGATGCTGATCGAGTCCTGCTCGTCGAACCCTCTTACAAGGACTACCGCGACATCCCTGGCGGATACGTCGAGCACGGGGAGTCTCCCCGACAAGCGTGTGTGCGCGAAGTCCAGGAGGAACTGGGCATCAAGCCGGACATCGGCCGCCTGCTCGTCGTGGACTGGGCACCGAATCCGGGAGAGGGAGACAAGGTCCTCTACCTTTTCGACGGCGGCCGTCTCAGCGCGGACCAGCGCCAGCAGATCGCGCTGCAAGCCGACGAGCTCCGCAGCTACGACTTCCATCACGCCGAGCGACTGCCAGAGCTCACGATTCCCCGCCTCGTACGACGAATCAACGCTGGCATCCAGGCGCGCGCAGACGGCCTGACCGCCTATCTGGAACATGGGGTGTCACCAGAAACACGGGCTTGA